Proteins co-encoded in one Malus sylvestris chromosome 9, drMalSylv7.2, whole genome shotgun sequence genomic window:
- the LOC126582703 gene encoding uncharacterized protein LOC126582703, translating to MQLVSNDSHKEDITECEPILCQSDISQRPTESSSSCEITDVLGDFPATDEESQILDVNENSKLVSPEQPQCRICLDAEEGEDLIAPCHCRGTQKYVHRSCLDNWRSTKEGFAFAHCTECRAVFILRANVPPDRWWLRLKFQFLVARDHAFIFIIVQLIVAFLGVMVYKFYGDELREMFGYEEHPYGFYTMAVLAIVLVGLLYGFFIAIICGQRINERHYHVLAKQELTKEYVVEDREDNKNAPELDPSHVTELRMLGLY from the exons ATGCAATTAGTATCAAATGATAGTCATAAGGAAGATATTACAGAATGTGAACCCATCTTATGTCAGTCTGACATTTCACAGAGACCCACAGAATCTTCATCCTCATGTGAAATTACAGATGTGCTAGGTGATTTTCCTGCTACTGATGAAGAGTCACAAATTCTTGACGTCAATGAAAATTCTAAGTTGGTGAGCCCAGAGCAACCACAGTGCCGTATTTGCCTTGATGCTGAAGAAG GGGAAGACTTAATTGCTCCATGCCATTGCAGAGGTACTCAGAAGTATGTCCATAGATCATGTCTTGATAACTGGAGGTCAACAAAG GAGGGCTTTGCTTTTGCTCATTGTACAGAATGCAGGGCAGTGTTCATATTACGAGCGAATGTCCCTCCCGATCGCTGGTGGTTGAGATTGAAATTTCAGTTCCTTGTTGCTAGAGATCATGCATTCATTTTCATCATCGTGCAACTG ATTGTGGCATTCTTGGGAGTGATGGTGTACAAATTTTATGGAGACGAACTAAGGGAGATGTTTGGTTATGAGGAGCACCCGTATGGGTTTTATACTATGGCTG TTTTAGCTATTGTTTTGGTGGGTTTGCTTTATGGCTTCTTCATAGCCATAATATGTGGACAGAGAATCAATGAACGGCATTACCATGTACTTGCCAAACAAGAATTAACAAAG GAATATGTTGTAGAAGACCGAGAAGATAATAAGAACGCCCCTGAGCTAGACCCGAGCCATGTGACAGAGCTAAGAATGTTGGGCCTTTATTAG